A window of Anaerolineales bacterium contains these coding sequences:
- the groL gene encoding chaperonin GroEL (60 kDa chaperone family; promotes refolding of misfolded polypeptides especially under stressful conditions; forms two stacked rings of heptamers to form a barrel-shaped 14mer; ends can be capped by GroES; misfolded proteins enter the barrel where they are refolded when GroES binds) — MTAKQLAFSEDARRRLKAGVDTLANAVATTLGPKGRNVALDRKFGSPTITHDGVTVAKEIELEDPFENMGAQLLKEAATKTNDIAGDGTTTSTVLAHAIVTDGLKSLAAGSNPMLLKRGILSASKAASDAIGKQSIEVTTKEEIASVAAISAQDSEIGDLIAEVMDKVGKDGVITVEESKGLEFETEYVEGMQFDRGYVSPYFVTDPEQMEAVIEDPYVLIHDKKISAATDIVPILEKLVQVGKRELVVIAEDVDGEAMATLVLNKLRGMLNVVAVKAPGFGDRRKAMLQDIAILTGGTVITEELGRKLESVTVNDLGKAGKVVVTKDDTTIVEGAGEADKIKGRIEEIKVEIDRSTSDYDKEKLQERLAKLAGGVAVIGVGAATETELKEKKHRVEDALSATRAAVEEGIVPGGGVALINALDAIKKLKDSDEDANIGINIVRKALEMPMKGIVENAGKDGAVVLETVRRKQAEEKNVNIGFDVIKEDYFDMVETGIIDPAKVTKGALENAASIAAMILTTEALITDIPEENKPAAPPMPEY, encoded by the coding sequence ATGACTGCCAAGCAACTCGCATTTTCGGAAGACGCACGAAGGCGTCTTAAGGCGGGGGTAGATACCCTGGCCAATGCTGTAGCCACGACATTGGGCCCCAAGGGGCGCAACGTGGCCCTGGACCGCAAGTTCGGTTCTCCGACGATCACCCACGACGGCGTAACGGTGGCCAAGGAGATCGAGCTGGAAGATCCGTTTGAAAACATGGGCGCGCAATTACTGAAAGAAGCCGCCACCAAGACCAACGACATCGCCGGAGACGGCACAACGACATCGACGGTCTTGGCGCACGCCATCGTCACCGATGGCTTGAAGAGCCTCGCTGCAGGCTCCAATCCCATGTTGCTGAAGCGCGGCATCCTTTCCGCGTCCAAAGCTGCATCGGATGCAATCGGGAAGCAATCGATTGAAGTTACCACGAAAGAGGAGATCGCCTCCGTTGCCGCCATTTCCGCGCAGGATTCGGAAATCGGCGATTTGATCGCCGAAGTGATGGACAAGGTCGGCAAGGATGGGGTCATCACGGTTGAAGAATCGAAGGGATTGGAATTCGAAACCGAGTACGTCGAGGGTATGCAGTTCGATCGCGGATACGTTTCCCCCTATTTCGTTACCGATCCTGAGCAAATGGAAGCGGTGATCGAGGATCCCTACGTCTTGATTCACGACAAGAAGATCTCAGCTGCCACGGACATCGTACCGATTCTCGAGAAACTCGTGCAGGTCGGCAAGCGCGAGCTGGTCGTGATCGCAGAGGACGTGGACGGCGAAGCCATGGCCACGCTGGTGCTCAACAAGCTGCGCGGTATGCTCAACGTCGTCGCCGTGAAGGCCCCCGGATTTGGCGATCGCCGCAAGGCGATGCTCCAGGATATCGCCATCCTCACCGGTGGGACGGTGATTACCGAGGAGCTGGGCCGCAAACTCGAATCCGTTACCGTCAACGATCTCGGCAAGGCGGGTAAGGTCGTCGTCACCAAAGATGACACTACGATCGTCGAAGGCGCCGGGGAAGCCGACAAGATCAAAGGCCGCATCGAAGAGATCAAGGTCGAAATCGACCGCTCGACAAGCGACTACGACAAGGAGAAGCTCCAGGAGCGCCTGGCGAAATTGGCCGGCGGCGTGGCCGTGATCGGCGTCGGCGCTGCGACCGAGACCGAGTTGAAAGAGAAGAAGCATCGAGTTGAAGATGCGCTTTCCGCGACGCGCGCTGCAGTTGAAGAAGGCATCGTCCCGGGTGGCGGGGTGGCGCTGATCAATGCGCTGGATGCGATCAAGAAACTCAAGGACTCGGACGAAGATGCGAACATCGGCATTAACATCGTGCGTAAAGCTCTCGAGATGCCGATGAAGGGCATCGTTGAAAATGCCGGGAAGGACGGCGCGGTAGTTTTGGAGACCGTTCGCCGCAAACAGGCCGAGGAAAAGAATGTCAATATCGGCTTTGACGTGATCAAGGAAGACTACTTCGACATGGTCGAAACGGGTATCATCGACCCGGCGAAGGTCACGAAGGGCGCCTTGGAAAATGCGGCATCCATCGCCGCCATGATCCTGACAACCGAAGCGTTGATCACGGACATTCCAGAGGAAAACAAGCCAGCGGCACCGCCGATGCCGGAATACTAG
- a CDS encoding tetratricopeptide repeat protein — protein sequence MQSNPRRSNPWRVLLLLILVGGVVYFWQFYVPEIEITVGPTPTATRSPALYIIEAESYFQSGKLGQAEEAYLQAIAIEPREISYHLDLARVRVFAGKYAAAETAARDALVINPESAIGHAVLGWALDFRAGEQSQNVGEQNDLIAAALREVERAYELNPNSALVLAFYSEVMIDNNINDYEEALELAERSVQLAPDLLETHRAVGYVWERTGNYTQAVEAYEAAKGINPNLPRLHIDIGNMLQAQGDTVGAVESYKDAIALAPESVEPLRRIAQAYARIGEYGKASQFAKDAVDLEPTNARLRGDLGRMYYHNNVLEDAVIQLELAIRGGSAEDGQEIVGLPLAEPGQAVDDRVVEFYYTYGLALAKLDRCEEAVPIFQALLQGVPDNEIAVFNAEEGLVICGEREPVPTSEAEPTAES from the coding sequence ATGCAATCCAACCCCCGGCGCTCCAATCCCTGGCGCGTTCTATTATTATTGATTCTCGTCGGAGGCGTGGTCTATTTCTGGCAATTTTACGTACCGGAAATTGAGATCACAGTAGGCCCGACCCCAACCGCCACGAGGAGCCCGGCGCTGTACATCATCGAAGCGGAAAGCTACTTCCAGTCGGGTAAGTTGGGTCAGGCTGAAGAGGCTTATCTGCAGGCGATCGCGATCGAACCGCGGGAGATCAGTTACCATCTCGACCTGGCGAGGGTGCGTGTTTTCGCAGGCAAATACGCGGCGGCCGAGACGGCCGCGCGGGATGCGCTGGTCATCAATCCCGAGTCCGCGATCGGGCACGCGGTGCTCGGATGGGCGCTCGATTTCCGCGCGGGCGAGCAATCGCAGAACGTGGGCGAACAGAACGATCTTATAGCTGCCGCGTTACGGGAAGTTGAGCGCGCTTACGAACTCAACCCGAATTCCGCCCTGGTGCTTGCGTTCTATTCGGAAGTGATGATCGACAACAATATCAACGATTATGAGGAAGCGTTGGAATTGGCGGAACGCTCCGTCCAATTGGCCCCTGATTTGCTCGAAACGCATCGGGCGGTGGGTTACGTCTGGGAGCGAACCGGGAATTACACTCAGGCCGTGGAAGCGTACGAAGCGGCAAAGGGGATCAACCCGAATCTGCCTCGACTGCACATCGACATCGGGAACATGCTGCAGGCGCAAGGCGATACGGTCGGGGCGGTGGAGAGTTATAAGGACGCCATTGCGCTGGCGCCGGAAAGTGTGGAGCCGCTGCGTCGTATCGCGCAGGCCTACGCACGCATCGGTGAATACGGCAAGGCGAGTCAGTTCGCCAAGGACGCGGTAGACCTCGAGCCGACGAACGCTCGTCTGCGAGGTGATCTGGGCCGGATGTATTATCACAATAACGTGCTGGAAGATGCCGTCATTCAATTGGAACTGGCCATTCGAGGCGGCTCGGCTGAAGATGGTCAGGAGATCGTGGGTCTGCCCCTGGCAGAACCCGGACAGGCTGTGGACGATCGTGTCGTCGAATTTTATTACACCTATGGTCTGGCGCTGGCGAAGCTCGACCGTTGTGAAGAAGCCGTTCCCATCTTTCAGGCCTTGCTGCAAGGCGTGCCCGACAACGAAATCGCAGTCTTCAACGCAGAGGAAGGCCTGGTGATTTGCGGTGAACGCGAACCAGTTCCGACGTCCGAAGCGGAACCGACGGCTGAGTCGTAG
- a CDS encoding tetratricopeptide repeat protein: MRLTGERLPLVREDNKSNPWRMLLYILLIAGGLTLAHMLQVGQVQPLFLPSPTPTRTAASNAEEALAHFSAGNLQGAINAYEKATELEPQNADLWAQLARVQTYSSDLLTTQALRRSRLADARESIENAVAADEDNARVQAIRALVYDWSAAAEVADPIGLGDQVRVIATIEEGGRLIARRIELLSGLLAEGVAGDEEETVIFSGEVEDIQPGEWTISGRIVVIADQTDVRDENRREDFLAEADIAATRAVQLAPGDPYALAFRAEVLVDQLSFAQALDLAQDASANAGLLPAQDRLDVFRVYGTVLESNGRYLTAIEAYQRAVEINPNLTFLYLRIGANYRRLRDVDAALAAFDKAAKINQQLGFEDPTPYLAIGRTYVQEGQFFIAAVNIRSALLIDETNPEIYARLGSVYFQARNYESAIPIFHCALDGCSAEENREILCNLEIYRCTGVGASDEDVGWEVIGLELDSSTLEYYYTYGSVLAAFAGTEAFPNACVDAERIFSALMAQFGNDPIVIAIVDEGRTICANPGAPEITPTPTETPTENS, from the coding sequence ATGCGGCTGACCGGTGAACGCTTACCCCTCGTACGCGAGGATAACAAATCCAATCCCTGGCGCATGCTGCTTTACATCTTGCTTATCGCTGGCGGACTGACTCTGGCCCACATGCTCCAGGTCGGCCAGGTGCAGCCCCTTTTCTTGCCCTCGCCTACGCCCACGCGAACCGCAGCCTCGAATGCGGAGGAAGCGCTCGCCCATTTTTCGGCGGGAAATCTACAGGGTGCGATCAACGCCTATGAAAAAGCCACCGAACTCGAACCGCAAAACGCCGACCTTTGGGCGCAGTTGGCCAGGGTTCAAACCTACTCGAGTGACTTGCTGACCACGCAAGCGCTGCGTCGTTCCCGGCTGGCGGATGCGAGAGAGTCGATCGAGAACGCCGTCGCCGCGGACGAGGACAACGCGCGCGTGCAGGCCATTCGGGCGCTGGTCTACGATTGGTCCGCGGCCGCCGAAGTCGCCGATCCGATCGGGCTTGGCGATCAAGTGCGAGTAATCGCCACGATCGAGGAGGGCGGGCGGCTGATCGCAAGGCGGATCGAGCTGCTCAGCGGGTTGCTGGCCGAGGGCGTGGCCGGTGATGAAGAAGAGACCGTCATCTTCTCGGGCGAAGTGGAGGACATCCAGCCAGGGGAGTGGACGATCAGCGGGCGGATCGTGGTCATCGCCGATCAGACGGACGTTCGGGATGAAAATCGCCGGGAAGATTTTCTGGCTGAGGCGGACATCGCCGCGACGCGCGCCGTTCAGCTTGCGCCTGGCGATCCGTATGCGCTGGCGTTTCGAGCCGAGGTGCTGGTCGATCAACTCAGTTTTGCCCAGGCGTTGGATTTGGCGCAGGATGCGTCTGCAAACGCGGGGCTGCTGCCCGCGCAGGATCGACTGGATGTTTTCCGGGTGTACGGCACCGTACTGGAAAGCAACGGACGGTATCTGACGGCCATCGAAGCCTACCAGCGAGCGGTTGAAATCAATCCCAATCTGACTTTCCTTTATTTGCGTATCGGCGCGAATTATCGCCGTCTCCGGGATGTGGACGCCGCCCTGGCGGCCTTCGATAAAGCGGCAAAGATCAACCAGCAGCTCGGTTTCGAAGATCCCACCCCGTATCTGGCGATCGGCAGGACCTACGTCCAGGAAGGGCAGTTTTTCATCGCCGCAGTCAACATACGCAGCGCCTTGCTGATCGATGAAACCAACCCGGAAATCTACGCCCGCCTCGGCAGCGTTTACTTCCAGGCACGGAATTACGAAAGCGCCATCCCGATCTTCCATTGTGCGCTCGATGGATGCAGCGCGGAAGAAAATCGTGAGATCCTGTGCAACCTGGAAATCTATCGCTGCACGGGCGTGGGAGCCAGTGATGAGGACGTCGGCTGGGAAGTGATCGGCCTCGAGCTCGATTCGAGTACGCTCGAATACTATTACACCTATGGATCGGTTCTGGCGGCCTTCGCTGGAACGGAGGCATTCCCCAACGCCTGCGTCGATGCCGAACGGATCTTCAGCGCATTAATGGCCCAATTCGGCAACGATCCGATCGTCATCGCCATCGTGGATGAAGGCCGCACCATTTGTGCAAATCCCGGTGCGCCGGAAATAACCCCCACACCCACGGAAACCCCGACCGAAAACTCTTGA
- the groES gene encoding co-chaperone GroES, whose product MSLNIKPMADRLVIKPLEEEEMTPSGIVLPETAKEKPQKGEVMAVGPGARDDKGERITPDVSVGDKVWFAKYAGTEIKIDGEKYLILKESDVLAIIG is encoded by the coding sequence ATGTCACTCAATATCAAACCGATGGCCGATCGTTTGGTCATCAAACCTCTCGAGGAAGAAGAGATGACGCCGAGCGGGATCGTGCTGCCCGAGACGGCCAAAGAGAAACCTCAGAAAGGTGAGGTGATGGCCGTTGGACCCGGCGCTCGGGATGATAAAGGCGAGCGTATCACCCCGGATGTCAGCGTGGGCGATAAAGTCTGGTTCGCCAAGTATGCGGGAACGGAAATCAAGATCGACGGTGAAAAATATCTGATCTTGAAAGAGAGCGACGTTCTCGCCATCATCGGATAG